In one window of Paracoccus saliphilus DNA:
- a CDS encoding ABC transporter substrate-binding protein yields the protein MSILSLTRRAVLAMTAAAAISAGLALPAAAQTPPGVLFVGQIAEPKSLDPAAVTAANDFRIVVNIYDGLVRYADGSLEVEPALAESWDISDDGLEYVFHLREGVTFHDGTPFNAEAVKFNFDRMLDEEHPFHDTGPFPLAFFFSAIESVEAVDDLTVKMVLNEPFAPLLSNLAYPTGLIVSPAAVEAGGADYGRNPVGTGPFKFAEWRSNELVAVEKNPDYWDGAPPLDAVVFRPVTDANTRTAEMLAGGLDVMVEVPPVSLSEFRNDNYRILEAAGPHLWFLILNTKEGPFADKLVRQAANYAINKEALVNDILEGTAEVAAGPTPPAFAWAYNDELEPYPHDPEKAKALLAEAGVESPSVTFYVTEGGSGMLDPIAMGTAIQADLAAVGFDVTIETYEWNTFLGEVNPGLEGKADMAEMAWMTNDPDTLPFLALRTDAWPDKGGFNSGYYSNPKVDELLNKARVSTSQEERADLYKQMQEIVYEDAPWVFVANWKQNAVTTANVEGLELQPSFLLELGKVAKN from the coding sequence ATGTCCATTTTGTCACTCACCCGCCGTGCGGTGCTGGCAATGACCGCAGCCGCGGCTATAAGCGCCGGTCTGGCGCTGCCTGCCGCTGCGCAGACACCTCCGGGTGTCCTGTTCGTCGGGCAGATCGCCGAGCCGAAATCGCTTGATCCGGCTGCCGTGACCGCGGCCAATGATTTCCGTATCGTGGTCAATATCTATGACGGGCTGGTGCGTTATGCCGACGGCTCGCTCGAGGTGGAGCCAGCGCTTGCCGAAAGCTGGGATATCTCGGATGACGGGTTGGAATATGTGTTCCATCTTCGCGAGGGCGTGACATTCCATGACGGCACGCCTTTCAATGCCGAGGCGGTGAAGTTCAATTTCGACCGGATGCTGGACGAGGAACACCCCTTCCATGACACCGGCCCCTTTCCGCTGGCATTCTTCTTCTCGGCAATCGAGTCGGTCGAGGCCGTCGATGACCTGACGGTGAAAATGGTGCTGAACGAACCGTTCGCGCCGCTGCTGTCGAACCTCGCCTATCCGACGGGGCTGATCGTCTCTCCGGCCGCGGTCGAGGCGGGGGGCGCGGATTACGGACGCAACCCGGTTGGAACCGGGCCGTTCAAATTCGCCGAATGGAGGTCCAACGAACTCGTCGCGGTCGAGAAGAATCCCGATTACTGGGATGGCGCCCCGCCGCTTGACGCGGTGGTGTTCCGCCCGGTCACCGATGCCAATACCCGCACGGCAGAGATGCTGGCGGGAGGGCTCGATGTCATGGTCGAGGTGCCGCCGGTTTCGCTGTCGGAATTCCGGAACGACAATTACAGGATACTCGAAGCCGCCGGGCCGCATCTGTGGTTCCTGATCCTGAATACCAAGGAGGGGCCCTTCGCCGACAAGCTGGTCCGGCAGGCAGCCAATTACGCGATCAACAAGGAGGCGCTGGTCAACGACATTCTCGAAGGCACGGCAGAGGTTGCGGCAGGACCGACCCCGCCGGCCTTTGCATGGGCCTATAATGACGAGCTGGAACCATATCCGCATGACCCCGAGAAGGCCAAGGCCCTGCTGGCCGAGGCCGGGGTCGAGAGCCCGAGCGTGACCTTCTACGTGACCGAGGGCGGTTCCGGGATGCTGGACCCGATCGCGATGGGCACGGCGATCCAGGCCGATCTGGCGGCGGTCGGTTTCGACGTGACGATCGAGACCTATGAATGGAACACCTTCCTTGGCGAGGTGAATCCCGGCCTGGAAGGCAAGGCGGACATGGCCGAGATGGCCTGGATGACCAACGACCCCGACACGTTGCCTTTCCTTGCGCTGCGTACCGATGCATGGCCCGACAAGGGCGGATTCAACTCGGGCTATTACTCCAACCCGAAGGTCGATGAACTGCTGAACAAGGCGCGGGTCTCGACCTCGCAGGAGGAGCGGGCGGACCTTTACAAGCAGATGCAGGAAATCGTCTACGAGGACGCGCCTTGGGTATTCGTGGCGAACTGGAAGCAGAACGCCGTCACCACGGCCAATGTCGAGGGGCTGGAACTGCAGCCCAGTTTCCTGCTGGAACTCGGCAAGGTCGCCAAGAACTGA
- a CDS encoding dipeptide/oligopeptide/nickel ABC transporter permease/ATP-binding protein, with translation MTGFLKLLFRNRLAGLGAVILAVIVVIAVLAPLLPLQPPDITDTARRFLPPLSEGHLLGTDHLGRDQLSRLLWGTRLSLAVGFAAAVVAAVIGSAIGITSGYFGGRIDNLMMRGVDMLMAFPYILLALAIVAALGPGLTNALIAVAVVNIPFFARNIRGVTVGLAGREFIDAARLGGKGHLGIILTELLPNVMPVIIVAMSTTIGWMILETAGLSFLGLGSQPPQADLGSMLGEARGALITNPWTSIIPGLMIFFIVMSINLLGDGVRDALDPRLKSGALSRPQARTMQKFTDFADQPQKGLLDLQKLETQFHVGKRVYKAVNQVSLHIEPGECLGIIGESGSGKSVTALSIMGLVASPPGVITGGAVKFEGRNLLDLPFRELRDMRGRRIAYIFQDPLATLHPLYTVGDQMAEAITVHSGTSRADTRRRALELLKTVRIPNAERRLDNYPHELSGGMRQRVGIAMALCNEPDLIIADEPTTALDVTVQAQILALLADLRRERGLSIMFITHDFGVVGQLCDRVAVMYAGRIVEEGPTAQVLETPAHPYTRRLIASVPELGGGKRELVSIPGLPPAMDDLPPGCAFAPRCHRAQDSCRSGAVPNRRTGPRAVRCHFPEASETEAAHA, from the coding sequence ATGACCGGATTCCTGAAACTTCTTTTCCGCAACCGGCTGGCCGGGCTCGGCGCTGTCATTCTTGCCGTGATCGTCGTGATCGCCGTGTTGGCGCCATTGCTGCCCCTGCAGCCGCCCGACATCACCGACACGGCGCGGCGCTTTCTGCCTCCGCTGTCGGAAGGTCATCTTCTGGGCACCGATCACCTGGGGCGGGACCAGCTTTCACGGCTGCTATGGGGCACGAGGCTGTCGCTGGCCGTGGGCTTTGCCGCGGCGGTTGTGGCAGCGGTGATCGGTTCGGCCATCGGTATTACCTCGGGCTATTTCGGCGGGCGCATCGACAACCTGATGATGCGCGGCGTCGATATGCTGATGGCCTTTCCCTATATCCTGCTGGCGCTGGCCATTGTCGCGGCGCTTGGGCCCGGCCTGACGAATGCGCTGATCGCGGTGGCCGTGGTAAACATCCCCTTTTTCGCACGCAATATCCGGGGCGTCACGGTGGGATTGGCCGGGCGCGAATTCATCGACGCCGCGCGGTTGGGAGGTAAGGGCCATCTGGGCATCATCCTGACCGAGCTGTTGCCCAATGTCATGCCGGTCATCATCGTCGCCATGTCCACGACGATCGGCTGGATGATCCTGGAAACTGCCGGTCTCTCCTTCCTTGGGCTGGGCTCGCAGCCCCCGCAGGCGGATCTGGGCTCGATGCTGGGCGAGGCGCGGGGGGCGCTGATCACCAATCCCTGGACCTCGATCATTCCCGGCCTGATGATCTTTTTCATCGTCATGTCGATCAACCTGCTTGGAGACGGGGTGCGCGACGCGCTGGACCCCAGGCTGAAATCGGGGGCGCTGTCCCGGCCGCAGGCACGGACCATGCAGAAGTTTACGGATTTCGCGGACCAGCCGCAAAAGGGGCTGCTGGATCTGCAAAAGCTCGAAACGCAATTCCATGTCGGCAAGCGGGTCTACAAGGCGGTCAACCAGGTCTCGCTGCATATCGAACCGGGCGAGTGCCTTGGCATCATCGGCGAGTCCGGTTCCGGCAAATCGGTCACGGCCCTGTCGATCATGGGGCTGGTCGCCTCGCCACCCGGTGTCATCACTGGCGGAGCGGTGAAATTCGAGGGGCGGAACCTGCTCGACCTGCCGTTCAGGGAGTTGCGCGACATGCGCGGGCGGCGCATCGCCTATATCTTCCAGGACCCGCTGGCGACCCTGCATCCGCTTTATACCGTCGGCGATCAGATGGCCGAGGCGATCACGGTGCATTCCGGCACCTCACGCGCGGATACCCGGAGGCGGGCGCTGGAACTGCTGAAAACCGTGCGCATCCCCAATGCCGAAAGAAGGCTGGACAATTATCCGCATGAATTGTCGGGAGGCATGCGTCAGCGGGTCGGGATCGCCATGGCGTTGTGCAACGAACCCGACCTGATCATCGCGGACGAGCCGACCACGGCGCTGGACGTCACCGTGCAGGCGCAGATCCTCGCGCTGCTCGCGGATTTGCGGCGCGAGCGGGGATTGTCGATCATGTTCATCACCCATGATTTCGGCGTGGTCGGGCAACTTTGCGACCGGGTGGCGGTGATGTATGCGGGCAGGATCGTCGAAGAGGGGCCGACCGCCCAGGTCCTCGAAACGCCCGCCCATCCCTATACCAGGCGCCTGATCGCCAGCGTGCCGGAACTGGGTGGCGGCAAGCGCGAACTAGTTTCGATCCCGGGGCTGCCGCCAGCCATGGACGATCTGCCTCCAGGTTGCGCCTTTGCGCCGCGCTGTCATCGCGCGCAGGATAGCTGCCGCTCCGGCGCGGTTCCCAATCGCCGGACCGGACCGCGCGCGGTGCGCTGCCATTTCCCCGAAGCGTCGGAAACGGAGGCCGCCCATGCCTGA
- a CDS encoding DUF1028 domain-containing protein translates to MTFSLLVRDPETGTIGGAAATGSYCVGGWVLRGRFDSGLSASQGAAPSTFWGDEALDRMLAGAGAPETLEAVISADGNREWRQLTVLDLQGNTAAHSGDRNGSWHGHITRPGLVAAGNILAGPHVLERLEEAYRSTFSGMAEQLIAALHAAHEAGGDRRGLKSAALLVLAPDRPPMSLRIDMSPAPLDDLARLAAACQDRGVPGNYAHWTDAVPVPTDPFRADPDILSLE, encoded by the coding sequence ATGACATTTTCGCTGTTGGTCCGGGACCCTGAGACGGGCACGATCGGAGGCGCGGCCGCTACCGGCTCCTATTGTGTCGGGGGATGGGTTTTGCGCGGGCGTTTCGATTCGGGGTTGTCCGCCAGCCAGGGCGCCGCCCCCAGCACCTTCTGGGGCGATGAGGCGTTGGACCGGATGCTGGCGGGAGCCGGAGCCCCGGAAACGCTCGAAGCCGTCATCAGTGCGGACGGCAATCGCGAATGGCGGCAATTGACCGTGCTTGACCTGCAAGGAAACACGGCGGCGCATAGCGGCGATCGCAATGGCTCGTGGCATGGCCACATCACTCGGCCCGGTCTTGTCGCTGCCGGTAACATCCTCGCCGGACCCCATGTGCTGGAGCGGCTGGAAGAAGCCTATCGCAGCACGTTTTCGGGAATGGCCGAGCAGTTGATCGCGGCATTGCACGCGGCACACGAAGCTGGAGGCGACAGGCGCGGGCTGAAATCAGCCGCACTTCTTGTCCTCGCCCCGGACCGCCCCCCGATGTCGCTGCGCATCGACATGTCGCCTGCGCCGCTAGACGATCTCGCCCGTCTTGCCGCCGCATGTCAGGATCGGGGCGTCCCGGGTAATTACGCGCATTGGACCGATGCGGTGCCCGTGCCAACCGATCCCTTTCGCGCCGATCCCGACATTCTTTCTTTGGAGTGA
- a CDS encoding ABC transporter permease produces the protein MGGYILKRLLSAIPVILGITVIVFLIMSFIPGDPATAILGSYATPENVEKLNRDLGLDKPLAQQYFIWLGNMLQGDFGRSYSLNRPVLDEILDRFSATLILAGVALAICSVLGVIAGVISAARQYGWADKSITFVVLIGISVPSFFLGMLLILFFAVRLKLFPVSGMYAIYGGGDLADLLRHLVLPASALAVVATGVIARLSRGAMLEVLRQDFIRTARAKGVGEGRVIWRHALKAAMVSIIPVIGIQAGFVLSGAVYIEVVFQWPGVGRMLVDAILKRDILLVQGAVTFVAVCYVLFNIVVDVAQARLDPRIKT, from the coding sequence ATGGGAGGTTACATTCTCAAGAGGCTGCTTTCGGCCATCCCGGTCATTCTGGGCATCACGGTCATCGTGTTCCTGATCATGTCCTTTATCCCCGGCGATCCGGCAACGGCGATCCTCGGCTCTTATGCCACGCCCGAGAATGTCGAGAAGCTCAACCGCGATCTCGGCCTCGACAAGCCGCTGGCACAGCAATATTTCATCTGGCTCGGCAATATGCTGCAGGGCGATTTCGGGCGGTCATATTCGCTCAATCGCCCGGTTCTCGACGAGATCCTCGACCGTTTCTCGGCCACGCTGATCCTGGCCGGGGTGGCCCTGGCGATCTGTTCGGTCCTCGGCGTGATCGCGGGGGTGATCTCGGCGGCGCGGCAATATGGCTGGGCCGACAAGTCGATCACCTTTGTGGTGCTGATCGGGATCTCGGTTCCGTCATTCTTCCTCGGCATGCTGCTGATCCTGTTCTTCGCCGTCCGGCTGAAGCTGTTCCCGGTCTCGGGCATGTATGCGATCTATGGCGGCGGGGATCTGGCTGACCTGCTGCGGCATCTGGTCCTGCCTGCCAGTGCGCTCGCGGTCGTCGCGACGGGGGTCATCGCAAGGCTGTCCCGCGGCGCGATGCTGGAGGTCCTGCGGCAGGATTTCATCCGCACGGCCCGCGCCAAGGGTGTCGGAGAAGGGCGCGTGATCTGGCGCCATGCGCTGAAGGCCGCGATGGTCTCGATCATCCCGGTGATCGGTATCCAGGCGGGCTTCGTGCTGTCCGGTGCGGTCTATATCGAGGTGGTCTTCCAGTGGCCCGGCGTGGGCCGGATGCTGGTCGATGCGATCCTGAAGCGAGACATCCTGCTTGTGCAGGGCGCGGTGACCTTCGTCGCGGTCTGCTATGTCCTTTTCAACATCGTCGTAGATGTCGCGCAGGCGCGTCTCGATCCGCGCATCAAGACCTGA